Genomic window (Macaca thibetana thibetana isolate TM-01 chromosome 6, ASM2454274v1, whole genome shotgun sequence):
ACTTAGAGAAGGAAAACGGGGGCCCCCTTCCTAGATGAATCGTCTCCCTTTAAACAGTCTTCTTGGAAGTCGGTATAACACTCGTACACACATCTCAGGGACTACAACCCAGTCATACGTTCAGTTTTCCAACCAAGAAGGCTGGGAAAATGTATTGTTTTGACTAAGCAAACTAATGCCCTAAACGAAATCTGAGACCTGTTACTAAAGAGGAAAAGATAAATGGATATAGGTGGCCACTGCAAATTCCATCACAGAGGGTCAATATTTCTCTAAGGGGAAAAACTAATTTCATTACTGTGGTAGATATGGGGAAGgtttcttcctatttgaacacCACAAAAGTGGAAagcaattcaaaataattatattaaaacatatacCGATATATTAATGAAAGGAAGCAAAATTATATAACCTTTTAAGAGAAATGTTCATCAAACAGCATCAAAGAAGATAAGTACTATGAGGCAGAATAAAGCAGGAGCCAGGCATTCTCACTGTACTAgctctctttccttcctgctcAGACTTCACTGTAACCTTCGTGCATTACTGCTCTGTATACACCTAATGAATTAAGAACTAAGAAGCAAATCAACAGGGAACTTCAATTGACTATGTAGAAGcaatttctcattgtttttccCGCTTATGCACTCCTTTTATTCCAGAACTAGTATTTTCAGATATTCCAGATATTCCAGAACTAGTATTTGTACAGCTATTGACCTCATCAGTGTTTTGACTGGCAAGCTTTAAAACTATTCAAATTGGTatactaatgaagaaaagatgaGATACCGTATTTAAAACAGCGACAACATGAGAAGTCCCACAGGAAAGTTtagtataatttataatttataggaGGTTAACAGAAACACCATACTCTAAATTTATCATAAACATTAAAACATACAATATGAAAACTGATTATTTCAGTTGAATGCTGAAACCAAGATCATTTCTAAACTTGGAGTTGTCTTCCATTTCTGGCTCAGGGCATTGGCCCTGAATATTGGGTAATATTGGCTTCAGAAATTTGAACTCGCTGGTCCCGGAATCTCCTGCCAGACACACCTCATACTGGTAGCTCTGGGATGGGGTCCTGGTGCCGCTCACATCCACCAGATATCCAGGAAAGGGGCCCTGAGGCACCAAGCAGCGACCCACAGAGGCAGCTCTGCTCCTCTTGCACAGTCGCACCGCCACGAACAGGAGCACCGACAGGAGGAAGAGCGATGACACTGAGGCCAACGCCACCACCAGGTAAACAGTGAGCGATTCCGTCTGGGCCTGGGATGGGGTCGcctctgggagaggcaggaagggctGGGAGAAGCCGTCCACCAGGAGCACGTGCAGCGTGGCTGTGGCCGAGCGCGGAGGCTCACCATGGTCCTTGACCAGCACCACCAGCCTGTGCTTGGCCGCGTCGCGCTCGCTCAGCAGCCTGGCGGTGCGCACCTCGCCATTGTGCGCCCACACACCGAACAGCCCGGGCTCCGTGGCCTTGAGCAGCTGGTACGACAGCCAGGCGTTCTGGCCCGAGTCGCCGTCCACCGCCACCACCTTGGTCACCAGGTAGCCCGGCTCGGCCGCCCGGGGCACCAACTCGGTACAGGGCGCGGAGCCATTCTGCAGCGGGTACAGCACGAAGGGCGAGTTGTCGTTGGCGTCCAGCACCAGCACGCGCACCAGCGCCTCGCTGCTCAGCGCGGGGGAGCCCCGGTCTGCGGCGCGCACGCGGAACTCGAACTCCTGCAGGGCCTCGTAGTCCAGCGACTTGAGGGCGAACAGGTGGCCGTTGTCCGCGTTGATGGAGACCAGGGAGGAGAGGGGCAAGTGCGGGTCCTGGGGCGGCAGCAGTGAGTAGGTGACCTGGGCGTTGGTGCTTGAGTCTCTGTCTGTGGCGCTGACGCTGCCGATGTGCAGGGCGGGGCTGTTGTTCTCACGGACGAACAGGGTGTAGGAGATTTGGGTGAAGGCGGGGACGTTGTCATTGACGTCTGAGACCAGCACGGTCATATTGAGGTGTGTTGTCAGCCTGGGTGTCCCTAAGTCAGTGACGGTGATAGTGACGTTGTACTCGGCTCTGCTTTCTCTGTCTAGGGGTTTCTCTGTTAGTAGAGTATAAAAGTTCCCCACAGAAGATTTCAGGAGGAAGGGTAGATCCTCCTGAATGAAgcaatttattttcccattttctcctgAATCAAGATCTGAAACACTGAAAAGTGCAACCACAGTTTCAGGCGCGTTCTCAGGTATTGGGCTGGTAAATGCAGACATGGTAACTTCTGGGGCATGGTCATTCACATCCATCACTTGAATCAGAATGGTGCATTTTCCAGAAAAGCCTCCAGCATCTCTCGCCTCGATATTGACTTCATAGGACTGCAGTTTTTCGAAATCGAGTTGTTTTTTTAGTTCAATTTCTCCTGTCAAGGAATCGACCTTAAAAGTTT
Coding sequences:
- the LOC126957316 gene encoding protocadherin beta-8-like; protein product: MDVNDHAPEVTMSAFTSPIPENAPETVVALFSVSDLDSGENGKINCFIQEDLPFLLKSSVGNFYTLLTEKPLDRESRAEYNVTITVTDLGTPRLTTHLNMTVLVSDVNDNVPAFTQISYTLFVRENNSPALHIGSVSATDRDSSTNAQVTYSLLPPQDPHLPLSSLVSINADNGHLFALKSLDYEALQEFEFRVRAADRGSPALSSEALVRVLVLDANDNSPFVLYPLQNGSAPCTELVPRAAEPGYLVTKVVAVDGDSGQNAWLSYQLLKATEPGLFGVWAHNGEVRTARLLSERDAAKHRLVVLVKDHGEPPRSATATLHVLLVDGFSQPFLPLPEATPSQAQTESLTVYLVVALASVSSLFLLSVLLFVAVRLCKRSRAASVGRCLVPQGPFPGYLVDVSGTRTPSQSYQYEVCLAGDSGTSEFKFLKPILPNIQGQCPEPEMEDNSKFRNDLGFSIQLK